The genomic DNA AAGATAAGATGAGGTAGCCTTTCTCCACGGTGCTTACTGCTTATATCCaaagaaaggaagagagagagataggAGAGAGAAAGGTCAATACATAAACATATGTGTTGAACAGAGACAGTGATGGGCTAGTGAAAAATAGGAGGGTTGCTTTTATCCATTAGGAAGTCGTGGCAGAAAAGTTTGGAACTTTGGAGCTGACCCCACATGGGCAGTCAATAATTTTTACGTGGCAATAATCGGCTAATCTCTCAACGGTTTGGAGAGGGAGAAGGAGAAGCAGAGAGCCGAAAAagattagagagagagagaattaaGGCAAAGTAAGAGAGAAAGCGAGGGAGTTTATTAAGAGTGttgtcttgttttttctttttccattttctttttcaagctTATAAATCGGTAAGAGGACGATTTGGTTTTCTCTTAGTATGATGCGATCTTCACGtgtctttctctctttctctgtttGTTCtgcttctttctttgtttttgtattttatatctGAACTCTGCAGTTTGTGTTTGTTTCTATGCAAAATCTTTATCGGCGTTCTCTTTCTTTTTGAGCATTCTCTGACGGTGGTTGTTGGCTATATCTATCAGTCTATTGGGGCATTCTCCATTCTCTAGTCTTGAGAGAGAGAtagaaatggaaggaaaaaagcAAGCGGGTTCATCATCGTCTTCCTCTTTCGCTACCGATCTTTTTGGTTCCAAGGAGTCTTCTTACCCGTCTCCGTCTTCCACGGGTATCTTCGCCTCTATCTTTTCGACTTCTTCCAAGGTATATATTAGTGCCGTCTTCAATCATTTCTCTGTTTCTTTCTCTTCCAATTCTTTGTTTCTCTCATGGattctttccttttctattgATTGCCCAGTCCAATtcgaattttcttttcatttaatgTCAATGGGTTTCTGCATTTTGTACCATTCATCTGAATTTTAGCTGAGTTCTTTTAAAGGTTTGCACAGTTCCAAGGGTTTTTTTCTCTATTGGGTGATGATATTTCTTAATgtttaaagtttttgttttatagTTTGGAAAATCCTTGTTGGTTGCGTATTGTCAACTTTATATGGGCTTTGGAAGTCCACCAAATTAGATGAACACCCTTGAGAGCAGTGAGGAATTTTTTGCAAACCAGGGGTTTAGTTCAAGTTAAGATGTTTTCAGTGGATAAAGAACAAGAAGCAATTATAATACTTGTTTCGGGTATCATAAAGAAGTACTCTAGAAGGGACAGCTCTGTTTCATCTTCTACATTCTGTTTCTTTTCTGCTTTGTTATACCAAAGGTGTCTAAAGTTCTATTTCCCTATGTTGTTCGTTGTAGCAGGCCCTGAGATTTCTTTTATTGATGGTTTTTTCCAGGTGTTAGGGAGGGAATCTTTGCGCCCTGACCTGACCAAGAAAAAGCAAGATTCTGGCAATGAAGTTTGGAACGCCAAACCAGGGACTACAGGTTCGTGAAGAAACATAGTAATAACATACCAAAGGATAGTAGTTGTGGTTCGTATTGTGCAGCTATAATTGTGTTTGAGTTACCATAATTGCAAGTCATGATTAAGAGAAAATCCCAGGGCATAAACCCTCTTTTAACGAAGGACAAATTATAAAAGCTGCTGTCATCCCATCtcaataaacaattaaaaaactTCAATACATTGTTTGGGAATTTTAgatgagaattatttatttGCATACTTTTTAAGTTTGCACTTGTATTTTTTAATCACTCTTTTTTAATCACTCTTTTTGGTTAAAACTTGAATTTTTGTCTAACTCTAATGTCTTTAAATCTTTCCTGTCATCTTTTCAGAAAATGCCTTGCAACAGAGTGAAGGCGAGAGTCAGAGTATATCAAACAGAGACACAGGTTCCTTTTACCAGGAACAAAGAGTACAACCATGTCACCTGAGCTCCTCAATCTACTATGGTGGTCAAGACATCTATTTTCATCCCCAGAACACCCAGAGCTCTGGAATGCCCTCCATGGTTAGTGTAGTTTATCATACATTTGTGGATCATTTCATTGTGCAGAACTAGCTAAATTTTGAAAGGGTCTGCAAATGCATTGCACGAGTCAATAAGTGGATATTTTTCTGTTGAATTTACCAGTGATTCAGTTTTTGAGGAGCCCTTGGGATGTTTACCAGGATTCAAAGATCTTTTGGTTTGATGAAATAGTCATCATGTGTATTATATAGAGAAAGTCATTGAGCCCCCATCTCAAATGCTTTTCATTGAAGGATTACATTCCTTCTTAGGCAAGAGAGGAGAAATAAGATTTCCGCTAGGCTAGAGGGAGATTGAcaagaagaatatttttaacGTCCAATGAGCATTACTATATATTTTAGTAGATAAGTttcttgaaattcaaaattttgctAACATGTTTGGTGATCTCATCAGTTAAAGAAAGATTCAGGAGAAGATGATACTGGCAGTGCTTCAAGAGGAAATTGGTGGCAGGGTGTGTGTTACTATGACTGCATCTAAGTTATATGATGAGGCAATATGATTGACCTTTTGTACTGTTCTAACatcttcattttccttaatttttatttttgcaggGTCTCTCTATTACTAAAAAGCTGATCCACCCAGGTATGTGAATCGGTGCCTGAAGTACATGATTGCTCCagttacacacacacacacacactcttTTAAATGGTTTCACTTTCTCAGTTTTTCAGATTCAATAAAGTTAAGAGGTCATATACCTCAGTATATCATCCATGGATAATTTCTTGATGGTTTTCATGGACCTATAACAAGCTGGATGAATAAAAGGTTATCTGCCATCACTGTACTTTTCATCTGGATTTTTCAGATATTTACAAGTGGAAGAAGTTGGCAAATTACTCTGATttctaaaattagaaattaactTTGAAGGTGTGTTCTAGCGTTTCTCTGCAAATTTCCAGAAGTTCTGAAAATGGGAAATTAAATGTCATAAAAACTCCTTTCCCCTGTAAATCCATAATGGTGCTTTAACTTAACTGATTCATTGGGTTGCAAGTATTGCAAGTATTTGCTTGTTTATTCTGCATCAGCTTCATTCTTAATTAATGCAGTTGTTCTTATTTCATGCTATGCAGGAGGTCATGAGCATAGGGTAGCAGTTTCATCTGCATTGTAATATGAAGATAGATGATCATGGTATCAGTCAGCTAATTGCCGGAATGCTGGTTGTTACTTTCCTCCAGCCAGATAACAAAATCTTTATATTTACTGGATAGTTATATGCAACTTCTTTTTCGGTCTTTTGTTTACCGTGAAGGATGTTGTacgcttttcttttttactgtAAAGAATGTTTGTTGCAGTGCTTGCATTTACCATGGGCTATAGCTGACTGGTTGATTACTTTGAATTTCAGATTACCTTTTAGTGTCTTGTGTGTATAGTTGAACTCTTTCCcctgtttttctattttaattgtGGATGGATATGTATGTTGTAGGACAGAGGGACCCCACAAAAATTAAATGGGACCTTTGTAATTCCCATGACATACTCAGGATGGCCTTCTGGGCTTCCTTTCAGAGTTACTCAGGCTATCTTTGTTTTCTTACTCATCACCTAACCTTTTATGCCTTGGCTTCCTGTTATCAATCTGTCTTGATGTATTGAGGGGCACTGGTTATTTTCCTTGAATATCCcctatttgatttattttatttcgtAGAATGTTTGCTTGATTTTCAATATTTCCCAGGGTGTAACCAATTTTCGTCCCCTTGTTGAGGAACAATGATATACCTAGAGACCGTTTCTGGAAACATGTCAGACATGAAGTTTGATGTTTCTCAAACAGTCAAACCCTCCAGTCTGAGATTCCTTGACAGTCCACCTTTTCCCTACTGAAAACACCATTATAATGGAATGCGATACCACCATCTAGACACTACTGAATCATATCTTCAATGGGGAGTGGTCCAACAAGTactgttattttttatatcaactGCTGTCTGTCTTAGAATTGTTGAGTTCGCATTCCTTATCTAAGCTTTAGATTCCAAGTATGGGTTATTCCTTGTCCACTAGGTCACCCACCAATTGGAACAGTCCCTATCTATGAGTAGAGCCTGATGGTTTAGATATGGTGGTTAACAAGATTGGCCTGCGCAGACCAACACAGTGTCCACATATCAGCAGAAGTGAATCTCGGCCAAATGCATTAGTTTTTTTCTGGTGGCCCCCGCATGTGGGTCTGCCACATCTACTCTGTTTAACCACGCATCTTAACTCTTTAAGTAATGTGCTCATCACCATATtgcattaatattattttgggTAGATGCATACAGACTGCTAGCTTTTATTGGGTGAAGCCTGCTAGCTTACAAGTTACAAGTACCATACTAGAGTCATGGGTCTTCAGTTGTGTACGTGTATCCCATCAAGGAAGCGTATAAGCTGCAAAACCAGCAATAAATTAGGAGGGAAGCGACGAAAGAGAGGCAGAAACATATGAGGGAAAGCACAGACATAAAGGAGTAGCAAACTCACCTCCACACTTGAAACCTACTGGACGATCAGCAATATTGCATCTCTCGGGGATGGTTATTGCAATTTCAGGATTGACTCCAGAAAACTTGGCTATGTTGGAAAGCACAACAGCGCAGAGGCAGCTTGGGTTCTGGATTATTTTCTTCACCTGAAGGCAGCAGCTGCTAGAAACAGCAGCGTTCTTGTCGCTGGCCGCCGTTGCGCAAGGAATCAACTTCAAAGCCTGACTATCTGGGGAAGATTTTCCACAGGCCCCTGCCCCATCAACCTTTTCCAAACTGGAAAGGCTGATAACCAAAAGCAATCCCACAAGGAAGATGAAGCTCTTTGGATACTCCATTGCACAATTCATTCCCCCAGTCTCACCTGGTTTTATAGGGCAGCCAAGGCTCCAAAACTGCTTGCACTCCAACCCACTAATAGTCTTAATAGTAGGTACTATAACATTATCGCACCACTCAACTACTTTAAAGTCTGCAAGCACGCGTAGCCTACTTTATGCCCATAGACGAGGAAATATCCCCTGCCTCCCTGATGCTAAGTCGCTACCCCAATGTGGTTTATCTTAGGCAAAATTTAGAAGTTTGATAAATTATTCTAGTAAAAAGAATAATGATATCATTCTTATAATTGAAAACTTTCCTTTTTACGGAAAAGTTTTTCGATTCTTCGATTAGAAAATATCACGTAATAAAGAaagtttcattattttgtatttaccatttttttatattttcatctaTGTTTACacgagttttatttctttatacttttatttaatatttcaattttactcacatattttaatgatttaaattttgagTTCTACATTTAATTGAACCTTTTTTATGTTAAAGCTTTTTATCTTTGGTATAAAAGtgctttgtaatttttttttttgtgcatgcATGTTAGAGAATCCTTGTTATCATAGTTACTTGCCTATGCAAACATCTAGAAAATCCTTGTTGTCATGGTCACTAGTTTTGACCCTCACAATGAATGTGCTTGTTGTGGCCATACTAAATTTCTTGGAGTAAAAGTTAGGGCACTTCATAGGCCTTTCTTTTCTTACCTTGAGAAAAGGCTTTGAATTTATAgcaaatatcataaataaaacaattgcAAGGTTCATGGAGTTAGAATATTGATTTAACTTATTcttcatttatttgaaataattgttGTTGGAAACGTTCTTTTTATTATCTTCCTTATATTTTATGGATGGTTACAATAGGCGTGTTCATCTTGTATATAACGATTACATGTGAAATTTTTAGGATAATCATAAGGTATTTGCAAACTTTTTCAGTTAAATGTCCAATAGGGGAACACGGTTTTATTATTGTGGTCTTTTCTATGATCAGGTAATGATGTAGGGAGGTGCCTCTTGATAGGTAGTACCGAAAGGATCTCCTTCTTAGCACAGTATCAAGTTGAGTTGCGTTTTTTTAGAGGTACCTAGGTAGCACCTACCTAATTTTGGCATCACATTATTGAATTAGAATTTTACTACTATCCACTGCTACTTTAAAATACTAAAGCTatgaaatatttacataattataCTTTTACTAGAATAATGGAATAGAAGATGTTGACTTCATTGACTAATCATTAAGACAAGGCACTTAAAATAAAGGTCTAATTGATGACATGTTGGATATTGGAACAATAATGAATGCTTTCAGTCTTTTAATTACTGAAATACCAAAACAACAACCGCTAACTTCATTGAATAATGATACTTTGGATAATAGAATAATAGTTTCTACCATTCGTCTTCCACTAAGATTTTAACGAAAGGATGATATAAAATTCAGTAGCTTCATAATGATGGTAAGACGCCAGACGAGGTTAGAAAATTGGTAGTGTACTAATAATACTAGAAGAATAAATGGATACAGAAGACCGTCATCATCCACaacaaaaaaggcaaaaataaaGCTACggagctaattaattaaattaatgtgaTGTATTGACAATACTTCTCTAGATGTCTCCCAAATTCTCTAACTTTCTATCTTACACTGATGTTGctattgataaaaattttatcccTCTTAGTGCATGATTTTGCTAGATCCTTGTCGACTCATGCACTGTATCtccttaaaaaaatcataattattgctaattttccaaattaactcatcaattatcacacatTTATCTCATCAAGTCCTCTTCAATTCTTTCCGACTAGTTACCTATGTCACCGTGTAGATTTTCTCCAACTGAGTTCTCCACGTCACGTCCTCAAATCTGCCAATTTTCCATCTGACTGGAAtgcttcttttttaattttttttttttttttttcaattatggTGCCTGTCGCTTTGTTTTTGATCCAGCTGTATGCCTTGTAGTGTGCCACCCGGGCATCATGTACCCTGGTGTAAAAGGTTTCGGCCATGCTCCAACAAGCCACATTTTTGTATCTTGAAGAAAACATGGTGGGCACGGCATTAGTAACCCTCCATATTCGTTGACGGACGAGAAGGCATGCCGTCAACAAGGTAAAACATAAGCGATCTAATTAATAGGGCAGAACTTGATTAATTTCAGCACTTCAACAACCTTAGCTACCCATGAAATGATTGATTCCCCGTGGGTCGCTGGCTCCTGAATGGTGTTGGAGATCATAATTTTATAGGCAGTGCGTGCCAAAATACAGTAAATCTAATTAATCCCATTTGGTGcctgaaatttgaatttggatgAAGACTCTTGGGACTGAGCCCACCAAAGATTGTAGGGCGAATGAACACTGAAATGTCATTGAATAGGTGCTGTCCCTTTTTCCAGTTAGAAATAAGCAGTCATGGCGCTTGGTAGTGGTAATGAATATCTTTAATCAACCTAAAGTTGGGTTCTGgaggaattatttatttatttcagtGGAAAAATAACTGGCCTTATCCTCCAACGGTTGATGTGTTCATACTTCAAATAACATGCCTCGGAGGCAATGATTTTAGCTTTGATACAAGTCACCAGGATGGTTTTCCCTATTTTCTCTGTCCTTATGGGTGTGTTTAGATGACTTATAATAAACGTTCAGAACGACTTCCAAAATGGGCATTTGGTCTAGTGGTATGATTCTCGCTTAGGGTGCGAGAGGTCCCGAGTTCAATTCTCGGAATGCCCCCACTTTTcgtttatttttaacaatttcaaGGGAAAAAAGCTGGAGGAAATTGTCTGCAACACCTCTACTTTCGGTATGACCAAGCTGAAGTCACCTCCTTTGATTTATATCAGTTGCAGAAATATACTTGGAGGAAGAAACGACTTAGTCTtgttatttgaaattatatcaAAGCTGATTTGGTTCCAACTAGGTGCAAACTCATAACAATGTACGGTGGAAGGCCCATGACGAAAACCATTTGGCAATCcaattttacaacaaaattaaataatttgattaatttttccACTCCCCAGTACATTTTGTATATCTACTTAAAGCATACATAAATGGGTTCGGCGAGAGACCAAATCTCAGAATTAGTTCAAGAGGGCAAACCTCCAGCATTC from Vitis riparia cultivar Riparia Gloire de Montpellier isolate 1030 chromosome 8, EGFV_Vit.rip_1.0, whole genome shotgun sequence includes the following:
- the LOC117920415 gene encoding uncharacterized protein LOC117920415, encoding MEGKKQAGSSSSSSFATDLFGSKESSYPSPSSTGIFASIFSTSSKVLGRESLRPDLTKKKQDSGNEVWNAKPGTTENALQQSEGESQSISNRDTGSFYQEQRVQPCHLSSSIYYGGQDIYFHPQNTQSSGMPSMLKKDSGEDDTGSASRGNWWQGSLYY
- the LOC117920416 gene encoding uncharacterized protein LOC117920416, whose protein sequence is MNCAMEYPKSFIFLVGLLLVISLSSLEKVDGAGACGKSSPDSQALKLIPCATAASDKNAAVSSSCCLQVKKIIQNPSCLCAVVLSNIAKFSGVNPEIAITIPERCNIADRPVGFKCGAYTLP